The following proteins come from a genomic window of Trifolium pratense cultivar HEN17-A07 linkage group LG4, ARS_RC_1.1, whole genome shotgun sequence:
- the LOC123923130 gene encoding cytochrome P450 71D10-like, whose amino-acid sequence MELHSPFSNIIFIITIFLFLLLLLKIAKRWSCNNSTLNLPPGPWTLPFIGNIHQIITTSLPHHCFKKLAEKYGPLMHLKLGEVSYLIATSPTMAKEIMKTHDLSFCDRPNLLLSTIWSYNNTDIIFSPYGEHWRQIRKMCVLQLLSAKRVQSFRSIREEEVSDLVKSISANEGSVVNLTQKIYSLTYGIVARACFGKRNKYQQEFKSAIEETINLLGGFCIADLYPSIKILQRVNWTKTKIEKVHREIDMIMQDIIDDHKSISKEANKDEDLVDVLLKIQQESDQSEHPLTDDDLKPIIQDMFGAGSETSSGIVLWGMSQIIKNPKVMEKAQAEVRRVFDKKGYVDETELHQLIYLKSVIKETLRLHPVVPLLLPRENREKCQINGYDIPVKTRVAVNVWAIGRDQKYWVEAESFKPERFINNPIDFKGTDFEYTPFGAGRRMCPGIAFAMPNLELPLAQLLYHFDWKLPNKMKNEELDMTESFGITLRRKNDLCVIPIIRRP is encoded by the exons ATGGAACTTCACAGCCCTTTTTCTAATATCATCTTTATCATAAccatttttctctttctcttgttGCTACTCAAAATAGCTAAAAGATGGAGTTGTAACAATTCCACTCTGAATTTACCACCAGGACCATGGACACTACCCTTCATAGGAAACATACATCAAATTATCACCACCTCACTCCCTCatcattgcttcaaaaaattgGCAGAGAAATATGGACCTTTAATGCACCTAAAATTAGGAGAAGTATCATACCTAATAGCTACTTCACCAACAATGGCTAAAGAGATTATGAAAACACATGACCTAAGTTTTTGTGATAGGCCAAACCTTCTTTTGTCAACAATATGGAGTTACAACAATACTGATATTATATTCTCTCCGTATGGAGAACATTGGAGGCAAATACGAAAGATGTGTGTTTTACAACTATTAAGTGCAAAGCGTGTCCAATCATTTAGATCAATAAGAGAAGAAGAGGTGTCGGATCTTGTTAAATCAATATCTGCAAATGAAGGATCAGTTGTTAATCTCACTCAGAAGATTTATTCATTGACATATGGTATAGTGGCGCGAGCGTGTTTTGGGAAAAGAAATAAATACCAGCAAGAGTTCAAATCAGCAATAGAGGAAACAATTAATTTGTTGGGTGGATTTTGTATTGCTGATTTGTATCCTTCTATTAAAATACTTCAAAGGGTGAATTGGACGAAGACTAAAATCGAAAAGGTTCATAGAGAAATCGATATGATAATGCAAGACATCATCGACGATCACAAAAGTATTTCCAAGGAAGCAAACAAGGATGAAGATCTAGTTGATGTTCTTCTCAAGATTCAACAAGAAAGTGATCAGTCAGAACATCCCTTGACCGATGATGATCTCAAACCAATCATTCAG GACATGTTTGGTGCTGGTAGTGAAACATCATCAGGGATTGTTTTATGGGGGATGTCACAAATTATAAAGAATCCAAAGGTAATGGAAAAAGCACAAGCTGAGGTAAGaagagtgtttgataaaaagGGGTATGTTGATGAGACAGAGTTGCACCAATTGATATACTTAAAGTCTGTCATCAAAGAGACGCTGAGATTGCATCCTGTTGTACCATTGTTGCTTCCAAGAGAAAATAGGGAGAAATGCCAAATCAATGGGTACGATATTCCAGTTAAGACAAGGGTTGCCGTCAATGTTTGGGCGATTGGACGAGATCAAAAGTATTGGGTTGAAGCCGAGAGTTTTAAACCCGAGAGATTTATTAATAACCCAATTGATTTTAAAGGTACGGACTTTGAATACACGCCATTTGGTGCTGGAAGAAGAATGTGTCCGGGCATTGCATTTGCCATGCCCAACCTTGAACTGCCTCTAGCTCAGTTACTTTACCATTTTGATTGGAAGCTTCCCAACAAAATGAAGAATGAAGAGTTGGATATGACTGAGTCATTTGGAATTACACTACGAAGAAAAAATGACTTATGTGTGATTCCTATCATTCGTCGtccttaa
- the LOC123919441 gene encoding probable terpene synthase 2 isoform X1: MSTVPYLYQLDAKSDLHRNVADFHPNIWEDYFLQYASQSMSLVNTMQELDQTMVAQIETLKSDVRNMLVSKTEKPLIKVHLIDSICRMGVSYHFEHEIEEILQHIHNNYVENGEITIEDNLCSLGVLFRLLRQQGLYVSPNVFNKLKDEQGYFSEKLIRDVEGMLSLYEATHTMIHGENILEEALAFTTTNLEFIANQSSHPHAIQVKHSLRQALYKNVPRIEARHYISMYEQDRSHNENLLILAKLDFNMLQNLHQKEFGNSCKWWKELDVPSKLPYARERIEESCFWAMGAYFEPRYSAARSILTKLVIIITCIDDTYDAYGKIDELELFTKAIERWDINCTDNLPDYMKFLYKLIFDLYEEVKHEMRKEGREYAPNYYAKEFIKYVQAYMTEARWLNNNYKPTLEEYIRVSTESSGYAIVTTTCYIGMGDIATEDVFKWVSSEPKAINAAIVICRLMDDLVSNEFEQKRDHISSFLECYMKKYNISREAAIQEGRKRIADAWKDLNEECLRPTQVPIPILTIILNLSRFMDVVYKDKDNFTHPEGEMKTFIKALLVDPVPL; encoded by the exons ATGTCGACCGTACCTTACTTATACCAGCTTGATGCTAAATCTGACTTGCATAGAAATGTTGCAGATTTTCACCCTAACATTTGGGAAGATTATTTCCTTCAATATGCTTCACAATCTATG TCTTTGGTCAATACCATGCAGGAACTTGATCAAACAATGGTAGCACAAATAGAGACACTAAAAAGCGATGTAAGGAACATGCTTGTCTCAAAAACCGAGAAACCGTTGATAAAAGTCCACTTGATTGATTCAATATGCCGCATGGGTGTGAGCTATCATTTTGAACatgaaattgaagaaattttgCAACATATTCATAATAATTATGTTGAAAATGGAGAGATAACTATTGAAGACAATCTTTGCTCTCTTGGTGTGCTATTTAGGTTGTTGAGGCAACAAGGGCTTTACGTTTCACCAA ATGTATTCAACAAATTGAAGGATGAGCAAGGATATTTTAGTGAAAAACTTATTAGAGATGTTGAGGGGATGCTAAGCTTGTATGAAGCCACACATACCATGATTCACGGAGAGAACATTTTGGAAGAGGCTTTGGCTTTCACTACTACGAACCTTGAGTTCATTGCCAACCAATCGAGCCACCCTCATGCAATACAAGTCAAACATAGCTTAAGACAGGCTCTCTACAAGAACGTGCCTAGAATTGAGGCACGACACTACATTTCCATGTATGAGCAAGATCGTTCTCATAATGAAAATTTACTCATTTTGGCAAAACTAGATTTTAATATGCTCCAAAACTTACATCAAAAGGAATTTGGTAACTCTTGCAA ATGGTGGAAGGAGTTGGATGTGCCCAGCaaactaccatatgcacgagaGAGAATAGAGGAAAGTTGCTTTTGGGCTATGGGGGCATATTTTGAGCCCCGATATTCTGCGGCAAGAagtattttgacaaaattagtgaTCATAATAACATGTATCGATGATACATATGATGCATATGGAAAAATTGATGAATTGGAACTTTTTACTAAAGCAATTGAAAG GTGGGATATTAACTGTACGGATAACCTTCCAGATTACATGAAGTTTCTCTACAAACTAATCTTTGATCTTTACGAAGAAGTAAAGCACGAAATGAGAAAGGAAGGAAGAGAATATGCTCCAAACTACTACGCAAAAGAA TTCATAAAATATGTTCAAGCATATATGACCGAGGCAAGGTGGTTAAACAATAATTATAAACCGACATTAGAAGAGTACATTCGGGTATCAACAGAATCATCTGGTTATGCAATTGTGACAACAACTTGTTACATTGGTATGGGAGACATAGCTACTGAGGATGTCTTCAAGTGGGTATCTAGTGAGCCAAAAGCTATTAATGCTGCCATTGTCATTTGTCGGCTAATGGATGACCTTGTTTCCAAcgag TTTGAACAGAAAAGAGATCATATTTCTTCATTCTTGGAATGCTATatgaagaaatataatatatCTAGAGAAGCTGCTATTCAAGAAGGTCGCAAAAGAATTGCTGATGCTTGGAAAGATTTAAATGAGGAATGTCTTAGGCCAACTCAAGTTCCAATACCTATTCTAACGATCATACTAAATCTCTCTCGTTTTATGGATGTAgtttataaagataaagataattTCACACATCCTGAAGGTGAAATGAAGACATTCATTAAAGCTTTGCTTGTTGATCCGGTGCCACTTTGA
- the LOC123921938 gene encoding 26S proteasome non-ATPase regulatory subunit 8 homolog A-like, with protein sequence MDPKLSEVSQLFDRFKAAFLRNDFDSASNLLSQLKVLLTGFRSLPPLFADTPNAVQELTIARDIYEHAVLLSVKIEDQDAFERDFFQLKPYYTDARNRLPQSPQEYPILGLNLLRLLVQNRIAEFHTELELLLSAALENPCIKHAVELEQSFMEGAYNRVLSARQTVPHETYVYFMDLLAKTIRDEIAGCSEKAYDYLSINDAKRMLLFSSDHELLEYIKEEHSEWEVKNGAVYFQKTKELAPCKEIPSLQLINQTLSYARELERIV encoded by the exons ATGGATCCAAAATTGAGCGAAGTTTCACAGCTCTTTGATCGATTTAAGGCTGCGTTTCTCAGAAACGACTTTGATTCAGCTTCAAATCTCCTTTCTCAGCTTAAG GTGTTACTTACAGGGTTCAGAAGCCTTCCACCCTTGTTTGCAGATACACCTAATGCAGTTCAGGAGTTAACAATAGCAA GGGATATATACGAGCATGCTGTTCTCCTTAGCGTAAAAATCGAGGATCAAGATGCCTTTGAAAGGGATTTCTTCCAGCTGAAACCTTATTATACGGATGCCCG TAATCGTCTTCCGCAATCTCCTCAGGAGTACCCAATACTTGGTCTCAACCTTTTGAGACTACTTGTGCAAAACAGGATTGCTGAATTCCATACTGAGTTGGAATTGCTTTTATCCGCTGCTCTAGAGAATCCTTGTATTAAGCATGCTGTGGAACTCGAGCAATCTTTTATGGAAGGGGCTTACAACCGAGTTTTGAGTGCTCGACAGACCGTCCCACATGAAACATATGTGTATTTCATGGATCTTTTGGCAAAGACCATCAG AGATGAGATAGCAGGATGCAGTGAGAAGGCATATGACTATCTTTCAATTAATGACGCTAAGCGGATGTTGTTGTTCTCCTCAGACCATGAGCTCTTGGAATATATTAAAGAG GAGCACTCTGAATGGGAAGTTAAAAACGGAGCTGTTTATTTTCAAAAGACAAAAGAATTGGCTCCTTGCAAAGAAATACCCTCTCTGCAACTCATCAACCAAACACTTAGCTATGCTAGGGAATTAGAGAGGATTGTCTGA
- the LOC123919441 gene encoding probable terpene synthase 2 isoform X2: MSTVPYLYQLDAKSDLHRNVADFHPNIWEDYFLQYASQSMELDQTMVAQIETLKSDVRNMLVSKTEKPLIKVHLIDSICRMGVSYHFEHEIEEILQHIHNNYVENGEITIEDNLCSLGVLFRLLRQQGLYVSPNVFNKLKDEQGYFSEKLIRDVEGMLSLYEATHTMIHGENILEEALAFTTTNLEFIANQSSHPHAIQVKHSLRQALYKNVPRIEARHYISMYEQDRSHNENLLILAKLDFNMLQNLHQKEFGNSCKWWKELDVPSKLPYARERIEESCFWAMGAYFEPRYSAARSILTKLVIIITCIDDTYDAYGKIDELELFTKAIERWDINCTDNLPDYMKFLYKLIFDLYEEVKHEMRKEGREYAPNYYAKEFIKYVQAYMTEARWLNNNYKPTLEEYIRVSTESSGYAIVTTTCYIGMGDIATEDVFKWVSSEPKAINAAIVICRLMDDLVSNEFEQKRDHISSFLECYMKKYNISREAAIQEGRKRIADAWKDLNEECLRPTQVPIPILTIILNLSRFMDVVYKDKDNFTHPEGEMKTFIKALLVDPVPL, from the exons ATGTCGACCGTACCTTACTTATACCAGCTTGATGCTAAATCTGACTTGCATAGAAATGTTGCAGATTTTCACCCTAACATTTGGGAAGATTATTTCCTTCAATATGCTTCACAATCTATG GAACTTGATCAAACAATGGTAGCACAAATAGAGACACTAAAAAGCGATGTAAGGAACATGCTTGTCTCAAAAACCGAGAAACCGTTGATAAAAGTCCACTTGATTGATTCAATATGCCGCATGGGTGTGAGCTATCATTTTGAACatgaaattgaagaaattttgCAACATATTCATAATAATTATGTTGAAAATGGAGAGATAACTATTGAAGACAATCTTTGCTCTCTTGGTGTGCTATTTAGGTTGTTGAGGCAACAAGGGCTTTACGTTTCACCAA ATGTATTCAACAAATTGAAGGATGAGCAAGGATATTTTAGTGAAAAACTTATTAGAGATGTTGAGGGGATGCTAAGCTTGTATGAAGCCACACATACCATGATTCACGGAGAGAACATTTTGGAAGAGGCTTTGGCTTTCACTACTACGAACCTTGAGTTCATTGCCAACCAATCGAGCCACCCTCATGCAATACAAGTCAAACATAGCTTAAGACAGGCTCTCTACAAGAACGTGCCTAGAATTGAGGCACGACACTACATTTCCATGTATGAGCAAGATCGTTCTCATAATGAAAATTTACTCATTTTGGCAAAACTAGATTTTAATATGCTCCAAAACTTACATCAAAAGGAATTTGGTAACTCTTGCAA ATGGTGGAAGGAGTTGGATGTGCCCAGCaaactaccatatgcacgagaGAGAATAGAGGAAAGTTGCTTTTGGGCTATGGGGGCATATTTTGAGCCCCGATATTCTGCGGCAAGAagtattttgacaaaattagtgaTCATAATAACATGTATCGATGATACATATGATGCATATGGAAAAATTGATGAATTGGAACTTTTTACTAAAGCAATTGAAAG GTGGGATATTAACTGTACGGATAACCTTCCAGATTACATGAAGTTTCTCTACAAACTAATCTTTGATCTTTACGAAGAAGTAAAGCACGAAATGAGAAAGGAAGGAAGAGAATATGCTCCAAACTACTACGCAAAAGAA TTCATAAAATATGTTCAAGCATATATGACCGAGGCAAGGTGGTTAAACAATAATTATAAACCGACATTAGAAGAGTACATTCGGGTATCAACAGAATCATCTGGTTATGCAATTGTGACAACAACTTGTTACATTGGTATGGGAGACATAGCTACTGAGGATGTCTTCAAGTGGGTATCTAGTGAGCCAAAAGCTATTAATGCTGCCATTGTCATTTGTCGGCTAATGGATGACCTTGTTTCCAAcgag TTTGAACAGAAAAGAGATCATATTTCTTCATTCTTGGAATGCTATatgaagaaatataatatatCTAGAGAAGCTGCTATTCAAGAAGGTCGCAAAAGAATTGCTGATGCTTGGAAAGATTTAAATGAGGAATGTCTTAGGCCAACTCAAGTTCCAATACCTATTCTAACGATCATACTAAATCTCTCTCGTTTTATGGATGTAgtttataaagataaagataattTCACACATCCTGAAGGTGAAATGAAGACATTCATTAAAGCTTTGCTTGTTGATCCGGTGCCACTTTGA
- the LOC123919445 gene encoding cytochrome P450 71D10-like, producing the protein MELHNLLSYTTFISSFLFLFVLLKIVKRWSCNNSAVNLPPGPWTLPFIGNIHQIITNSLPHHCFKNLADKYGPLMHLKLGEVSCIIVSSPEIAKEILKTQDHTFCNRPNLLLSTILTYNATDISFSAYGEHWRQLRKICVLELLNAKRVQSFRSIREEEVSILVKSISASEASVVNLSDKIFSMTCGITTRAAFGKKSRHIEEFKSAMDQSIGLLGGFFIADLYPSIKMLQRVSSAKTKMEKLQRDSDMILQDIINDHRSSHREENKDEDLVDVLLKIQRENVHSQHPLTDNSIKAVIQDIFTAGSEASSGIVLWAMSEMVKNPKVMEVAQAEVRSVFDKKGYVDETELHQLIYFKSVIKETLRMHPSIPLLLPRESRKQCQINGYDIPSKTRVAVNVWAIGRDPRYWVEAESFKPERFINNPIDFKGTNFQYIPFGGGRRMCPGVVFALPNVELPLAELLYHFDWKLPNEMKIEELDMTESFGITAGRKKDLCLIPITRRL; encoded by the exons ATGGAACTTCACAACCTTCTTTCTTATACCACCTTCATTTCCtcctttctctttctctttgtgCTACTCAAAATAGTTAAGAGATGGAGTTGTAACAATTCTGCTGTCAATTTACCACCAGGACCATGGACACTACCCTTCATAGGAAATATACATCAAATTATCACCAACTCACTGCCTCATCACTGCTTCAAAAATTTGGCTGATAAATATGGACCCTTAATGCACCTAAAACTAGGAGAGGTATCATGCATTATAGTTAGTTCACCAGAAATTGCCAAAGAAATTTTGAAAACACAAGACCACACCTTTTGTAATAGACCAAACCTTCTTTTGTCAACAATACTTACTTACAATGCTACAGATATTTCCTTCTCCGCATATGGAGAACATTGGAGGCAATTGCGAAAAATATGTGTTTTAGAGCTATTAAATGCAAAGCGTGTCCAATCATTTAGGTCCATAAGAGAAGAAGAGGTTTCGATACTAGTTAAATCGATATCTGCTAGCGAAGCTTCAGTTGTTAATCTCAGTGATAAGATTTTCTCAATGACATGTGGGATAACGACGCGAGCAGCTTTTGGGAAAAAGAGTAGACACATTGAAGAGTTCAAATCAGCAATGGATCAATCAATAGGACTATTAGGAGGATTTTTTATTGCTGATTTGTATCCTTCTATTAAAATGCTTCAAAGGGTGAGTTCAGCAAAGACTAAAATGGAAAAACTTCAAAGAGATTCTGATATGATATTGCAAGACATTATCAATGATCACAGAAGTAGTCACAGAGAAGAAAACAAGGATGAAGATCTAGTTGATGTTCTTTTGAAGATTCAACGAGAAAATGTTCACTCACAACACCCGTTGACTGATAACAGTATTAAAGCAGTCATTCAG GACATATTCACTGCTGGTAGCGAAGCATCGTCGGGGATTGTTTTATGGGCAATGTCTGAGATGGTAAAGAATCCAAAGGTAATGGAAGTAGCACAAGCTGAGGTAAGAAGCGTATTCGATAAAAAGGGGTATGTGGATGAGACAGAGTTGCACCAATTGATATACTTTAAGTCTGTCATCAAAGAAACATTAAGGATGCATCCTTCTATACCATTGTTGCTTCCAAGAGAAAGTAGGAAGCAATGCCAAATCAATGGTTATGATATCCCAAGTAAGACAAGGGTCGCTGTCAACGTATGGGCGATTGGAAGAGATCCAAGGTATTGGGTTGAAGCTGAGAGTTTTAAACCCGAGAGGTTTATTAATAACCCAATTGATTTCAAAGGTACGAACTTTCAGTACATACCATTTGGTGGAGGGAGGAGGATGTGTCCGGGCGTTGTGTTTGCCTTGCCTAATGTTGAGTTGCCTCTTGCTGAGTTACTTTACCACTTTGATTGGAAGCTTCCAAATGAAATGAAGATCGAAGAATTGGACATGACCGAGTCATTTGGGATTACGGCCGGAAGAAAAAAAGACTTATGCTTGATTCCTATTACTCGTCGTCTTTGA